GAGTGAAGTTCCGCCTCGCGGTGATCGAGGTCGCGTTGACGAGATTCCAAATGCCCGGCCAATTGTTGGGCCTGCGTACGGAACTGGCGCACAAGCGTCGAAGAAACGTTTTCCGCGTCCAGGATCGAGTCCGTCGTTAAAACAGCGAGCGGCAATTCAGTCGGCGCGGCAACCGGCAAAGCGGCAGCCTCCCGTAATACCGCAGCGTCCTCCTCTGCCCGAGGAATCTCGTGCGGCGGATCGAATCGGGTCGCCCGGACGGAAGGGGGGCATTCGCTCCGGACAGGCTCGGTATTGGGAGAGGTCTCAGTCGCGGGCATGGCATATAGCTGGAAATTCGTCCTTCGCCGATCCCCCGCGCGACAGTCTTTGCGCGACCGACAAAGTTTAACCATCCTCATTCATCGGCAAACCGGCGTCGGCAGTTGATGAAGATTTGATCGTGGCCATGATGCTAGCGATGACGGCTCACTGAAGATTCCGATAACCAGGGATGGCCGGCGAATAGAGTTTATGGGTTGAAATTTGCGTGGACAAAGCCGTCGACCGTTCGACGACCCAAGAGATTGGCGAATTCCACATCCTGGAAATTGCCGTGCCGTACTATCGGGCAGTCGATGCAAATTACCGGTTGCAGAATTGCAAGTGCTAGCACAAAATGGTTTATTCCCCATCAATGCGGGGAATCCATGAGTGACTGGCGCTGCGCATGGCGGTTGATCGTCCTTGTCGGGGGCAATACTTTTTGGGTTGCGGCCACAGGCCGTTTTTGAATCGTGATTTGCCGGTTTCGGCAAGACTCGGCAACGCGGAGGTTGAAATGTGGGTTCGCAAGCGGTTCGATATCGCTTGGTCCGATCTGGCAAGCGCTTTGCGCGACTGTTTGATTCGCTGGGATCGAGCCACACTGGCTGAGAACGTGGAAGACCTCTGGTCTCCGCCGGGCGACGCTTTCGCCTGTCTTTCTGTGCGCACCGGATTTGACTTGTGGCTCAAATCGCTCAATCTACCGCAGGGGAGCGAGGTGCTCGTCTCGGCGATTACGATTCGCGACATGATACGGATTATCGAAGAACATGGTCTGACGCCGGTCCCCGTGGATTTGCACCCCGATGATTTGTCGGTCAACCTCGATAGCTTGGAGCAAGCCATCACGCCGCGCAGCCGCGTTATTTTAGTTGCGCATTTGTTTGGCACGCGTCAAGGACTTGATGCGGTCATCGAAATCGCTCGGCGTCACGATTTGCTGGTCGCCGAAGACTGCGCCCAAGCGTTTGTTGGCCGACAGTTCACCGGGCATCCACAAGCCGATTTGTCGATGTTCAGTTTCGGACCGATCAAGACGGCGACCGCTCTGGCGGGGGCATTGCTCAATGTGCGCAACCCAGCCGTGCGCGAGCGCATGCGCCGTATTCAGGCGACTTATCCCGTGCAATCGCACGGCTCTTTTGCCAAACGGGTGTTCAAATTCGGCCTGATGAAATTCATGTCGTACTGGTTTTCGTTCGGCGCCCTGGTGGCGGGCATGAAGTTCGTCGGACGCGACCCCGACCATTTCGTGGCCTCGGTCGTCCGTGGATTTCCAGGCCCCACCTTTTTCAACCTGATCCGGCGACAGCCGAGCGCGGCGCTCCTCGCGCTGCTGTTCCGGCGAATCGCGTAT
This region of Pirellulales bacterium genomic DNA includes:
- a CDS encoding DegT/DnrJ/EryC1/StrS family aminotransferase, which codes for MWVRKRFDIAWSDLASALRDCLIRWDRATLAENVEDLWSPPGDAFACLSVRTGFDLWLKSLNLPQGSEVLVSAITIRDMIRIIEEHGLTPVPVDLHPDDLSVNLDSLEQAITPRSRVILVAHLFGTRQGLDAVIEIARRHDLLVAEDCAQAFVGRQFTGHPQADLSMFSFGPIKTATALAGALLNVRNPAVRERMRRIQATYPVQSHGSFAKRVFKFGLMKFMSYWFSFGALVAGMKFVGRDPDHFVASVVRGFPGPTFFNLIRRQPSAALLALLFRRIAYFHKRSIQRRTEHGNRLRSLLPSGARYPGAESDIHSYWVFPVLAEEPSRMIRRLLMAGFDASAAHSLSVVQPPADRPELRAERAEWVVPRIVHLPCYPEMPDHELRRLADEVRVAMRKQPALRNASDCSLIG